The proteins below come from a single Panicum hallii strain FIL2 chromosome 7, PHallii_v3.1, whole genome shotgun sequence genomic window:
- the LOC112901654 gene encoding defensin Ec-AMP-D1-like, whose protein sequence is MESSRKFFPAVVLLLLIVATTDMAAVQARECEKNSAKFVGLCMNVDNCANVCRGEGFASARCSTFRRRCVCVKPC, encoded by the exons ATGGAGTCGTCACGCAAGTTCTTCCCTGCCGTTGTCCTCCTGCTTCTGATCGTCGCAACCACTG ATATGGCGGCCGTGCAGGCGAGGGAGTGCGAGAAGAATAGCGCCAAATTCGTTGGGCTTTGCATGAACGTAGACAACTGCGCCAACGTGTGCCGTGGTGAAGGGTTTGCCTCTGCCAGGTGCAGCACATTCCGCCGTCGCTGCGTCTGCGTTAAGCCGTGCTAG